Proteins encoded within one genomic window of Candidatus Syntrophocurvum alkaliphilum:
- a CDS encoding fumarylacetoacetate hydrolase family protein, which translates to MYFATYSNDIEKVGVITEDGQRIIELGNFNELASFDSMIDFIINCSDEELNIIGSSLKDQEFINSNSTEISKIKLCAPIKNPRRNIICLGLNYRDHIQESQSVTKEDKTKELKQPVYFSKMASVLTGPDENVNSHKGVTEEIDYEVELAVIIGKDGTNIPAEEAEDYIFGYSIFNDVSARDLQRQHKQWIKGKSLDTFSVLGPYIVHKSEIPFPVHLNVSSKVNGELRQSSNTKNLIFDLPYIISDLSKGLTLKAGDIIATGTPAGVGMGFKPPKYLKSGDVVELEIEKIGVLRNKII; encoded by the coding sequence ATGTATTTTGCAACATACAGTAATGATATAGAAAAAGTAGGAGTAATTACAGAAGATGGACAAAGGATAATAGAATTAGGGAACTTCAATGAATTAGCTTCTTTTGACTCAATGATAGACTTTATCATTAATTGCAGTGATGAGGAATTAAATATTATTGGGAGTAGCCTAAAAGATCAAGAGTTTATTAATAGTAACTCAACTGAAATTTCTAAGATAAAGTTATGTGCTCCAATTAAAAATCCAAGAAGAAATATAATTTGCTTAGGATTAAACTATAGAGACCATATTCAAGAGTCTCAATCAGTAACTAAAGAAGATAAAACGAAAGAGCTTAAACAGCCAGTTTATTTTAGTAAAATGGCTTCAGTTCTAACCGGGCCTGATGAAAATGTTAATAGTCACAAGGGAGTTACTGAGGAAATAGACTATGAGGTTGAACTAGCTGTGATAATTGGGAAAGATGGAACTAACATACCTGCTGAAGAAGCTGAGGACTATATATTTGGATATTCAATATTTAATGATGTATCAGCAAGGGATCTACAAAGACAACATAAACAATGGATTAAAGGTAAGAGTTTAGATACGTTTTCTGTACTAGGTCCTTATATAGTTCATAAAAGTGAAATACCTTTTCCAGTTCATTTAAATGTTAGTAGTAAAGTAAATGGTGAGTTGCGTCAAAGCTCAAACACTAAAAATTTAATATTTGATTTACCTTACATAATTAGTGATTTATCAAAAGGACTTACTTTAAAAGCTGGAGATATTATTGCAACCGGAACACCAGCAGGAGTAGGAATGGGCTTTAAACCACCAAAATATTTAAAATCAGGTGATGTTGTAGAGTTGGAAATAGAAAAAATAGGCGTTTTACGGAATAAAATCATATAA
- a CDS encoding putative glycoside hydrolase: protein MQKSKLIWGSVILGVLLIVTILYSQGIFNSLMSKEPNKDGTPVFKDIDKEDIDWEEIAAEVGANELGTVPILVYHLIGEQEGRWTRTPESFRNDLQELYDRDYVLVPMNDYLNGEIDIPQGKSPAIITFDDSTTGHFRLLEEDGELVVDPDSAVGILKEFGKKHPDFGHVATFYINGYPFSSEPDQRQYWKKKLQMLDEWGFEIGNHTFTHSNLGSLSPEEVQAEIATLKGHVREAIPDYEINSFAIVQDGVPDPYETIIKGEHNGVSYEHAGVVKWAWRDAFSPFHKDFDPYAIERIQVFDDDGTSSLTTWLDRIEYRRYISDGNNEMISFPEEWADYLGNDFDKDIYIYEKADLPRTPEKEEQALEAKGMHVTYYAASSQDRWNNYLNLVEETSMNTVQLDLKDESGYMGHTSTVELAQEIRASKNFLPVEELVADLQERGIYSIARIVVFRDPVLASQRPEYMVTRKDGAPLDNGVWVTPRSKDVWDYNIELAKEAYEMGFDEVQFDYIRFPEGNAAWEAEYGSEITGTRVEVITDFLAYARAELGWDKRLSAAVFGFISFAEDDLKIGQRAEKMGPYLDYMSPMVYPSHYGPGNYGFNNPNAHPYEVIEKSMIEFQELLELTGCELRPWLQAFTMGQPRYGRDEIRAQIEATENQGIDSWLLWHAGSTYHKEQIVP, encoded by the coding sequence ATGCAAAAGTCAAAGCTTATATGGGGATCTGTTATATTAGGTGTTTTACTAATAGTAACTATACTTTATTCACAAGGAATATTTAATAGTTTGATGTCAAAAGAACCAAATAAAGACGGGACACCCGTTTTTAAGGATATCGATAAAGAAGATATAGATTGGGAAGAAATTGCAGCTGAAGTAGGTGCAAATGAATTAGGTACTGTTCCCATATTAGTTTATCATTTAATTGGTGAACAGGAGGGACGCTGGACTAGGACTCCTGAAAGTTTTAGAAATGACTTGCAAGAATTATATGATCGCGATTATGTTTTAGTCCCTATGAATGATTATTTAAATGGTGAAATAGATATTCCACAAGGAAAATCACCCGCAATTATTACTTTTGATGATAGTACAACAGGTCATTTTCGCCTTTTAGAAGAAGATGGTGAATTGGTTGTTGATCCCGATAGTGCTGTAGGTATCCTAAAAGAATTTGGTAAAAAACACCCTGATTTTGGACATGTAGCAACCTTTTATATTAATGGTTACCCATTTAGTTCTGAACCGGATCAAAGGCAATATTGGAAGAAAAAGCTACAAATGCTAGATGAATGGGGCTTTGAAATAGGTAATCATACGTTTACTCATAGTAACCTAGGTAGCTTATCTCCCGAGGAAGTACAGGCAGAGATAGCTACTTTAAAAGGGCATGTTAGGGAAGCTATTCCCGATTATGAAATAAATAGTTTTGCTATTGTACAGGATGGAGTACCCGATCCTTATGAAACTATAATTAAAGGTGAACACAATGGAGTTAGTTATGAGCATGCTGGTGTTGTAAAGTGGGCTTGGAGAGATGCCTTCTCACCTTTCCACAAAGATTTTGATCCATATGCTATTGAGCGCATACAAGTTTTTGATGATGATGGTACTAGTAGTTTAACTACTTGGTTAGATAGAATAGAATACCGCCGATATATAAGTGATGGTAATAATGAAATGATCTCTTTCCCAGAAGAATGGGCTGATTATTTAGGTAATGATTTTGATAAAGATATTTATATCTATGAAAAGGCAGACTTGCCAAGGACCCCTGAGAAAGAAGAACAGGCACTAGAGGCAAAAGGAATGCATGTAACCTATTATGCTGCTTCGTCTCAGGATAGGTGGAATAATTATTTAAACTTAGTTGAAGAAACTTCAATGAATACAGTTCAACTTGACTTAAAAGACGAATCGGGTTATATGGGACATACATCCACTGTAGAGCTGGCTCAAGAGATAAGAGCCAGCAAAAATTTTTTGCCTGTTGAGGAGTTAGTAGCTGATTTACAAGAGCGTGGCATATATTCTATTGCTCGTATAGTAGTTTTTCGCGATCCGGTCTTAGCTAGTCAAAGACCTGAGTATATGGTAACTAGAAAAGATGGAGCACCTTTAGATAATGGAGTATGGGTTACTCCTAGATCTAAGGATGTATGGGATTATAATATTGAACTAGCTAAAGAAGCTTATGAAATGGGCTTTGATGAAGTTCAGTTTGATTACATACGCTTTCCCGAAGGAAACGCTGCTTGGGAAGCTGAGTACGGTTCAGAAATAACCGGTACTCGTGTAGAGGTTATTACAGATTTCTTAGCCTATGCCAGAGCAGAATTGGGTTGGGATAAAAGGTTATCCGCAGCTGTGTTTGGTTTTATAAGCTTTGCGGAAGATGATTTAAAAATTGGTCAAAGAGCTGAAAAAATGGGGCCGTATTTAGATTATATGTCACCTATGGTGTACCCATCTCATTATGGGCCTGGTAATTATGGGTTTAATAATCCTAATGCTCATCCATATGAAGTTATAGAAAAATCTATGATAGAATTTCAAGAATTGCTCGAACTCACAGGTTGTGAACTGCGACCATGGCTTCAAGCATTTACTATGGGCCAACCTCGCTATGGCAGAGACGAAATAAGGGCCCAAATAGAAGCTACAGAAAACCAAGGCATAGATTCTTGGCTTCTCTGGCACGCAGGCTCAACATATCACAAAGAACAAATTGTCCCCTAA
- a CDS encoding ABC transporter ATP-binding protein, with translation MEEILKTNNLSKHYGSYKAVNQLNMTVYKGEIYGFLGRNGAGKTTSIRMLLGLIKPTDGYIEMFGKDLKNNQKEILSRIGSIVENSGFYPNLTAEENLRINAKLMGIAQTNAVHEALELVNLNGEHNKLVRKYSLGMKQRLGIARAIQHNPEFLILDEPTNGLDPIGIKEMRKMIKNLSQERDITIFMSSHILSEIEQIANRVGIIHEGILLKQIDLQQLHDNSDKYLQIKTSELSQAILILEKELSILDYKVMENSELRIYNLDYSPATINKVLVKNNIEVTKLVMKEDNLEEYFIRLTGGGPIG, from the coding sequence TTGGAAGAGATACTTAAAACAAATAATTTATCTAAACACTATGGATCATATAAGGCAGTAAACCAATTAAATATGACAGTCTATAAAGGTGAAATATATGGATTTTTAGGTCGTAATGGTGCAGGGAAAACAACATCTATTAGAATGCTACTAGGGTTAATTAAACCTACTGATGGTTATATTGAAATGTTTGGAAAAGACTTAAAGAATAACCAAAAAGAAATACTATCAAGAATTGGATCTATAGTAGAGAATTCTGGTTTTTATCCCAATTTAACAGCAGAAGAAAATTTAAGAATTAATGCAAAATTAATGGGCATAGCTCAAACAAATGCAGTACATGAAGCTTTAGAATTAGTTAACTTAAATGGGGAACATAATAAATTAGTAAGAAAATATTCTCTAGGAATGAAACAACGATTAGGAATTGCAAGAGCAATTCAACATAATCCTGAATTTTTGATCTTAGATGAGCCTACTAATGGATTGGATCCCATTGGAATAAAAGAGATGCGAAAAATGATTAAAAACTTATCCCAAGAAAGAGATATTACCATTTTTATGTCTAGTCACATTCTTAGTGAGATAGAACAAATAGCTAATCGTGTAGGAATAATTCATGAAGGGATATTGTTAAAACAAATTGATCTACAACAGTTACATGATAATAGTGATAAATATTTACAAATTAAAACTTCAGAATTATCTCAAGCAATATTGATATTGGAAAAAGAACTTAGTATTTTAGATTATAAGGTAATGGAGAATAGTGAATTAAGAATATATAATTTAGACTACTCTCCAGCAACGATTAATAAAGTGCTTGTTAAGAATAACATAGAGGTAACAAAGTTAGTAATGAAAGAAGATAACTTAGAAGAATATTTTATTCGCTTAACAGGTGGTGGTCCAATTGGTTAA
- a CDS encoding ABC transporter permease — protein MVNLLYTEILKLKRSYMIIITVAGASVVPVINFLIFNAIRKTNMDVGVEVNFIIYAEQTIFFITLLVGVLLYGLLATYTFSREYEDDTLKNLLTVPVGRTKLLLSKYLLILFWIMLLTILALVLCLLLSLIGGFGALSLENILYAFNIYILSGFFMFLLVMPIVFITKVFKSYVASIAFAIVIVIVSLVLSNSEYLGLYPWSAPIRILNPLVEVSAYPLWYSWASILLTGFISVFITIIYFNKQDIQ, from the coding sequence TTGGTTAATTTATTATATACAGAAATTTTGAAGCTAAAGCGTTCTTATATGATAATTATTACAGTAGCTGGTGCCAGTGTTGTTCCAGTTATTAACTTTTTAATTTTTAACGCAATTCGAAAAACAAATATGGATGTTGGAGTTGAAGTTAATTTTATAATATATGCAGAACAGACAATCTTTTTTATTACTTTGCTTGTTGGAGTTTTACTATATGGATTGCTTGCAACTTATACTTTTAGCAGAGAATATGAAGATGATACGTTGAAAAACTTACTGACTGTTCCTGTAGGCAGAACAAAGCTACTTTTAAGTAAGTATTTATTAATACTATTTTGGATAATGCTGTTGACTATACTTGCCTTGGTATTATGTTTGTTACTTAGTTTAATTGGAGGTTTTGGAGCTCTTAGTTTAGAAAACATTTTATATGCATTTAATATATACATTCTTTCAGGATTTTTTATGTTTTTACTAGTAATGCCTATAGTTTTTATAACTAAAGTTTTTAAAAGTTATGTGGCATCCATAGCTTTTGCTATAGTTATAGTGATAGTTAGCTTGGTTTTATCTAACTCAGAATACTTAGGATTATATCCTTGGTCTGCCCCTATAAGAATACTAAATCCATTAGTAGAGGTTTCCGCTTATCCTCTTTGGTATTCCTGGGCAAGTATATTATTAACTGGTTTTATAAGTGTTTTTATTACTATTATCTACTTTAATAAGCAGGATATACAATAA
- a CDS encoding S-layer homology domain-containing protein, with amino-acid sequence MRYKKFSSVILIFFFCFTIFFSFPLEKSLASTNSPYTDVNDTHWAFSDVVKMDLRGVVTGYDDGSFNPDKAVTQLEALLMAVRNMEVEDQLALIDTNKSIPFDVPEWAEENFKREILFAIDQEIIIPTENRFSSTAIATRAWMTQLMVRMIDKDDEARLLMDKTPDFSDAGAIPSWARGYINAGVEYSLISGYPDNTFKPNQLVTRAQSVALLSRSEQYLDLSNSIAEGRILSINNSRVSISADGRIHTFSIDSDPWVFDQDDKVCTIDNLRTNNTINVLTDGNTVKLIDLIDKDVSSTSVKGTVIHVIHDENVIVIKDSNEKIYTKTLDSSAVFVNQSGQQFEFSQVVPGSIVELELSSDNRVISVTVSDDNVSFSNHGVIYDIEPSQNLLILRDANNNFVTYVFSDKTEINIENVRFPSIEDLQTGDEVRVATEGTDLLEIELLKAQQEMTISGKIIVVSSENNLIVVEDNEDIHTLTVSNDVEVNIPGTSSSSLSSISVNDEVDLRIEDGNVVELNVTNRGVEENVKGSVMAIDTSNYVIVIRTEDDNTKTYEVSELAEFSIDDRTRYDLSYIERDMKVELELLDDKVIFIETRNTIEGTVASVNPDRRLISISDNGDSSTYIISRDVDVNIRDISRPRVRDIDRNDYVELRLDSDETVKEINVETELIYEVNRIYESSERLRVEDDDGNTRNFYLSDRFDVYIPGVSSPQIEDFRVEDMIRATYLGNRLTKIEVMPIVHGKVTNINSNNQTLTIRTYDGDNRTFDFSSDSKIIDGNSESDRLSYLVYGDRVKVEENIDGSQNYYIMHKHTARFETTNENNTRIFVYKDGSYSFYNLVNNCYVHSNNEIIRLRHLESNDIIDFYMFDNRVYEIEKR; translated from the coding sequence ATGCGATATAAAAAATTTTCTTCAGTAATTTTAATTTTTTTCTTTTGTTTTACTATCTTTTTTTCTTTTCCCCTAGAAAAAAGCTTGGCCTCTACTAATAGTCCGTATACAGATGTAAACGATACTCATTGGGCTTTTAGTGATGTTGTAAAAATGGATTTACGAGGTGTTGTAACCGGATATGATGATGGAAGTTTTAATCCAGATAAAGCGGTAACACAACTTGAAGCCCTTTTAATGGCTGTAAGAAATATGGAAGTTGAAGACCAACTTGCTTTGATAGATACAAATAAGTCTATTCCTTTTGATGTACCAGAGTGGGCAGAAGAAAACTTTAAAAGAGAAATATTATTTGCTATTGATCAAGAAATAATTATACCTACAGAAAATAGATTTAGCTCTACAGCTATTGCAACAAGAGCCTGGATGACACAACTAATGGTACGTATGATTGATAAAGATGATGAAGCGCGGTTATTAATGGACAAAACACCAGACTTTTCAGATGCTGGAGCAATACCTAGTTGGGCTAGGGGTTATATAAATGCTGGTGTAGAGTATTCACTTATTTCTGGCTACCCTGATAATACCTTCAAGCCTAATCAACTCGTTACAAGAGCTCAAAGTGTAGCTTTGCTAAGTAGAAGTGAACAATATTTAGACTTAAGTAATTCTATTGCCGAAGGTAGGATTTTAAGTATTAATAACTCTAGAGTCAGCATTTCTGCTGATGGAAGAATACATACTTTTAGTATAGATTCTGACCCTTGGGTTTTCGATCAAGATGATAAAGTATGTACAATAGATAATTTAAGAACAAATAACACTATTAATGTGCTTACTGATGGAAATACAGTTAAGTTAATAGATTTAATTGATAAAGATGTGTCCTCAACCTCAGTTAAAGGTACAGTTATACATGTAATACATGATGAAAATGTAATTGTAATAAAGGATTCAAATGAGAAAATATATACCAAAACATTAGACTCTTCAGCAGTATTTGTTAATCAAAGTGGTCAACAATTTGAGTTTTCCCAAGTTGTTCCTGGTAGCATAGTAGAGCTGGAGCTAAGTTCAGATAATAGGGTTATTTCAGTTACTGTTAGTGATGACAATGTAAGTTTTTCTAACCATGGTGTAATCTATGATATAGAGCCAAGTCAAAACTTATTAATTCTAAGAGATGCCAACAATAACTTTGTAACTTATGTTTTTTCAGATAAAACAGAAATAAATATTGAAAATGTGAGATTTCCTAGTATAGAAGATTTGCAAACTGGTGATGAGGTTAGAGTAGCTACTGAGGGAACAGATTTATTAGAAATTGAACTATTAAAAGCACAACAAGAAATGACTATTTCAGGCAAGATTATTGTAGTATCAAGTGAAAATAACTTAATTGTAGTTGAAGATAATGAAGATATCCATACCTTAACAGTATCAAATGATGTAGAAGTAAATATTCCTGGAACTAGTTCTTCATCTTTAAGTAGCATATCTGTTAATGATGAAGTAGATTTAAGAATTGAAGATGGTAATGTAGTAGAGTTAAATGTTACTAACAGAGGTGTTGAAGAAAATGTTAAGGGAAGTGTAATGGCTATAGACACTAGTAACTATGTGATAGTTATTAGAACAGAAGATGATAATACTAAAACATATGAGGTAAGTGAATTAGCTGAGTTTTCAATAGATGATCGTACACGTTACGACTTATCTTATATAGAAAGAGATATGAAAGTTGAACTAGAACTATTAGATGATAAAGTAATATTTATAGAAACTAGAAATACTATTGAAGGTACTGTAGCTTCTGTTAACCCTGATCGCAGGTTAATATCTATTAGCGATAACGGTGACTCTTCTACCTATATTATTTCACGTGATGTAGATGTTAATATACGTGACATCTCAAGACCAAGGGTTAGAGATATAGATAGAAATGATTACGTTGAACTAAGGCTCGATAGTGATGAAACTGTTAAAGAAATAAATGTTGAAACTGAGCTTATATATGAGGTAAACAGGATATATGAAAGTAGTGAACGTTTACGAGTTGAAGACGATGATGGTAATACAAGAAACTTTTATTTAAGTGATAGATTTGATGTATATATACCTGGAGTTTCCTCACCACAAATAGAAGATTTTAGAGTAGAAGATATGATTAGAGCTACCTACTTAGGAAATCGTTTAACCAAGATAGAAGTAATGCCAATTGTTCACGGTAAAGTAACTAACATAAATAGTAATAATCAAACATTAACCATAAGAACATATGATGGAGATAATAGAACATTTGACTTTAGTTCTGATAGTAAAATCATTGATGGTAACAGCGAATCTGATAGATTAAGCTATTTAGTTTACGGAGATAGAGTAAAAGTTGAAGAAAACATCGATGGATCTCAAAATTATTATATTATGCATAAACATACTGCCAGATTTGAAACTACAAATGAAAATAATACTAGAATATTTGTATATAAAGATGGTAGTTACTCATTCTATAACCTAGTTAATAACTGTTATGTTCATTCAAATAATGAAATTATACGTCTTAGACATTTAGAAAGCAATGATATAATTGATTTTTACATGTTTGATAATAGAGTTTATGAAATAGAAAAAAGATAG